From the Corticium candelabrum chromosome 2, ooCorCand1.1, whole genome shotgun sequence genome, one window contains:
- the LOC134198491 gene encoding complement C2-like isoform X1 yields MKLKFLILGVTALASLQFSLAKSAVCNGRSKCSSCQCSDVEKCENQIFSENETSRFPEQQVSSCMNCKWVLTVVDNKRVRLTFLQFVLESGDKVRIYDGNSKKSPHIVSYRKGDSPTDVVSSGSSMTVNVITDRCGQNRLIIASFKAIDCGNLFYVKQGIRKSVQIQSPRFPQKYPNNLDCIWMFVSSGHSLLSARVNIEVVGTAGSGDKLIIQKSLEVSRSDSQVHEYYGKTKRNKALTFRNTPGFKIKFVSDREKRGKGFSLNVVVHAHGLHCPIPKSFRNGFVSLINFGRTAKYDCCDGYKLYGSNMRSCSNRRWTPSNTPICKSVSFCTLPSNMKVSNGSTNVAIGVEVRLYCTRGYKLSNSLKLLPALCDCNGKWNITTNPSPCKDYFCTSPPPPPTPGGVTLFEDDKNIVTFPVGSRVNYTCPDGYGLDGILYRVCTEDLDWEPHSKIHNCQKNLQVCLDPGVPENGIRRTKSFAEGRLASFSCKPGFTYHGTDLRTCKVDEQNNTFWDGEEGYCESDFKSPLGLAFQLKETFTDRVGACVIDNSFSTSTVETPIVSASTVELNLPNEADNNLSASPDCRGRTVVVGEGCIDLIYIVDCSKSVGEENFHNSLDFVGRSAALFNINNDTTKNDTARVALITYDHKVYPIFNLGEKATLVETINAINKTKFCGGATAIRKVLKFVIEKVIPLARQLCKIILFLFSDGVNNWAGDPMKEAKALKEEKGIEIYTIAFGVGENIRVDSKALESIATNPSYHFKVQDASSIRDALKKAFTTKVDFCKTCGRAVAPKCRNQRNGVCLSETGAWPWMVAIYRIERGNPVFHCGGVVISERMILTAAHCLFGRNITELLVVVGDTQRFVKEFSEKTYKIKQVFIHQEYDPISFNRDIALLMLYCDITCSPYVRKVCLPTANDTIYYRPGTECIVAGWGATERRELGGNSSAKSTAMKELHLPIADKTICINSTSPQFQSDVTNYTVCAGDGTGNNDACDGDSGGPLFTKRNKEKEIDDDSYVVVGIVSWGEGCGQPRKYGIFAHLLNLMDWVKNVMDLNKFQLAPDDSEEEHGRHAPKTQLY; encoded by the exons ATGAAACTCAAGTTTCTTATTCTTGGTGTGACTGCTCTAGCAAGCCTGCAGTTTTCTTTGGCAAAGAGTGCGGTCTGCAATGGTAGAAGCAAATGCTCGTCGTGTCAATGCTCTG ATGTAGAGAAATGCGAAAATCAAATCTTTTCTGAGAACGAGACATCTCGATTTCCTGAACAGCAGGTGTCTTCATGCATGAACTGCAAATGGGTGTTAACTGTTGTTGACAACAAGCGAGTCAGACTTACGTTCTTACAATTTGTTCTTGAATCTGGAGACAAAGTCCGTATTTATGATGGTAATTCGAAGAAGTCTCCACACATTGTTAGCTACAGAAAAGGAGATAGTCCAACAGATGTTGTGTCATCCGGAAGTTCGATGACGGTTAACGTTATTACAGATCGTTGTGGGCAGAATCGTTTGATAATCGCATCTTTTAAAGCTATTG ATTGCGGAAATCtgttttatgtcaaacaaggAATAAGAAAATCAGTGCAGATTCAGTCTCCACGCTTTCCACAGAAGTATCCGAACAACTTGGACTGCATATGGATGTTCGTCAGTAGTGGCCATTCACTGCTATCAGCACGTGTCAACATCGAGGTTGTCGGTACTGCAGGATCAGGAGACAAACtgattattcagaaatctcTGGAAGTGTCTAGATCGGACAGCCAAGTGCATGAGTATTATGGAAAAACTAAAAGAAACAAAGCATTAACATTTAGAAACACACCTGGATTTAAAATCAAATTTGTTTCTGATCGAGAAAAGCGGGGTAAAGGATTTTCACTGAATGTTGTTGTTCATGCACACG GTCTTCATTGTCCTATCCCAAAAAGTTTTAGAAATGGTTTTGTCAGTCTAATAAATTTTGGTAGGACTGCCAAATATGATTGTTGTGATGGGTATAAACTCTACGGCAGTAATATGCGATCTTGCTCTAACAGAAGATGGACGCCATCAAACACTCCTATATGCAAAT CTGTGAGTTTCTGCACTTTGCCGTCGAATATGAAAGTTTCCAATGGATCTACTAATGTGGCAATCGGAGTAGAAGTGAGACTCTACTGTACACGAGGATATAAGCTTTCCAATTCGCTCAAATTATTGCCAGCATTGTGTGATTGCAATGGCAAGTGGAACATAACTACTAACCCATCACCATGCAAAG ACTATTTCTGTACCTCTCCACCTCCTCCGCCTACTCCAGGTGGTGTGACATTGTTTGAAGATGACAAGAACATAGTAACGTTTCCTGTCGGATCAAGAGTGAATTACACGTGTCCGGACGGGTATGGCTTAGATGGCATTCTTTATCGCGTTTGCACAGAAGATCTCGATTGGGAGCCACATTCTAAAATTCACAATTGTCAAA AAAACCTTCAAGTTTGTTTGGATCCTGGAGTACCGGAGAATGGAATACGTAGAACAAAGTCGTTTGCGGAAGGGCGTCTCGCCTCATTTAGTTGTAAACCTGGGTTTACATATCATGGAACCGACTTGCGTACTTGTAAGGTTGATGAGCAAAATAACACATTTTGGGATGGCGAAGAAGGTTACTGTGAAA GCGACTTCAAGTCTCCGTTGGGTTTAGCATTTCAACTGAAAGAAACGTTTACTGACCGTGTGGGGGCATGCGTTATCGACAATTCTTTTTCCACTTCAACTGTTGAAACGCCAATTGTTTCCGCTTCAACAGTTGAATTAAATTTGCCCAACGAGGCTGACAATAATCTTTCTGCGTCACCAGATTGCAGAGGTCGTACAGTGGTTGTTGGAGAAGGATGCATTGATCTAATATATATAGTAGATTGCTCAAAAAGCGTAGGCGAAGAAAACTTTCATAACAGTCTCGACTTCGTGGGTCGCTCGGCAGCgctgtttaatatcaacaacgaTACTACTAAAAATGATACTGCGAGAGTAGCTCTCATCACTTACGACCACAAAGTGTATCCCATATTTAATCTGGGAGAAAAGGCAACTCTAGTTGAAACGATTAACGCAATAAACAAGACGAAGTTCTGTGGAGGTGCAACAGCAATAAGGAAAGTATTGAAATTCGTTATAGAAAAAGTAATTCCATTAGCAAGACAATTATGTAAAATAATCTTATTTCTGTTTTCTGACGGTGTAAACAATTGGGCAGGAGACCCAATGAAAGAAGCAAAAGCCttaaaagaagagaaaggcATAGAAATTTACACTATTGCATTCGGAGTTGGAGAAAATATAAGAGTTGACTCAAAAGCACTTGAATCGATCGCGACCAATCCCAGTTATCATTTTAAAGTGCAAGATGCATCTTCCATAAGAGATGCATTGAAGAAAGCATTTACAACTAAAGTTG ACTTTTGCAAAACTTGTGGTAGAGCTGTCGCTCCAAAATGTAGAAACCAACGCAATGGCGTGTGTCTTTCGGAAACGGGTGCGTGGCCTTGGATGGTCGCCATTTACAGGATTGAACGAGGCAATCCCGTTTTTCATTGCGGAGGTGTGGTGATTAGCGAACGTATGATTTTGACTGCAGCTCACTGCCTCTTTGGTCGCAACATTACGGAACTCTTAGTTGTTGTCGGAGACACGCAGCGGTTTGTGAAAGAATTTAGCgaaaaaacatacaaaattaaACAAGTTTTCATACATCAGGAATATGATCCAATCTCTTTTAATCGAGACATCGCTTTGCTAATGTTGTATTGCGATATCACATGCTCTCCATATGTACGAAAAGTTTGTTTGCCAACTGCAAACGACACTATCTACTACCGTCCGGGGACCGAGTGTATAGTAGCAGGATGGGGAGCCACAGAAAGGAGAGAACTAGGCGGAAATTCAAGCGCAAAATCAACAGCCATGAAAGAACTTCATCTTCCCATTGCAGACAAAACCATTTGCATAAACAGCACTTCTCCTCAATTTCAAAGCGATGTCACAAATTATACAGTTTGCGCTGGAGACGGCACTGGCAACAACGACGCTTGCGATGGTGATTCAGGAGGTCCTCTCTTTACTAAACGGAATAAGGAAAAAGAGATAGACGATGACAGTTACGTTGTCGTAGGAATAGTCAGTTGGGGGGAGGGATGTGGACAGCCCAGAAAGTACGGTATATTTGCACACTTGCTGAATCTGATGGATTGGGTCAAAAATGTGATGGACTTAAACAAATTTCAGTTGGCTCCCGACGACTCAGAAGAGGAACACGGGAGACATGCACCGAAAACGCAGCTGTACTGA
- the LOC134198491 gene encoding complement C2-like isoform X2, with the protein MNCKWVLTVVDNKRVRLTFLQFVLESGDKVRIYDGNSKKSPHIVSYRKGDSPTDVVSSGSSMTVNVITDRCGQNRLIIASFKAIDCGNLFYVKQGIRKSVQIQSPRFPQKYPNNLDCIWMFVSSGHSLLSARVNIEVVGTAGSGDKLIIQKSLEVSRSDSQVHEYYGKTKRNKALTFRNTPGFKIKFVSDREKRGKGFSLNVVVHAHGLHCPIPKSFRNGFVSLINFGRTAKYDCCDGYKLYGSNMRSCSNRRWTPSNTPICKSVSFCTLPSNMKVSNGSTNVAIGVEVRLYCTRGYKLSNSLKLLPALCDCNGKWNITTNPSPCKDYFCTSPPPPPTPGGVTLFEDDKNIVTFPVGSRVNYTCPDGYGLDGILYRVCTEDLDWEPHSKIHNCQKNLQVCLDPGVPENGIRRTKSFAEGRLASFSCKPGFTYHGTDLRTCKVDEQNNTFWDGEEGYCESDFKSPLGLAFQLKETFTDRVGACVIDNSFSTSTVETPIVSASTVELNLPNEADNNLSASPDCRGRTVVVGEGCIDLIYIVDCSKSVGEENFHNSLDFVGRSAALFNINNDTTKNDTARVALITYDHKVYPIFNLGEKATLVETINAINKTKFCGGATAIRKVLKFVIEKVIPLARQLCKIILFLFSDGVNNWAGDPMKEAKALKEEKGIEIYTIAFGVGENIRVDSKALESIATNPSYHFKVQDASSIRDALKKAFTTKVDFCKTCGRAVAPKCRNQRNGVCLSETGAWPWMVAIYRIERGNPVFHCGGVVISERMILTAAHCLFGRNITELLVVVGDTQRFVKEFSEKTYKIKQVFIHQEYDPISFNRDIALLMLYCDITCSPYVRKVCLPTANDTIYYRPGTECIVAGWGATERRELGGNSSAKSTAMKELHLPIADKTICINSTSPQFQSDVTNYTVCAGDGTGNNDACDGDSGGPLFTKRNKEKEIDDDSYVVVGIVSWGEGCGQPRKYGIFAHLLNLMDWVKNVMDLNKFQLAPDDSEEEHGRHAPKTQLY; encoded by the exons ATGAACTGCAAATGGGTGTTAACTGTTGTTGACAACAAGCGAGTCAGACTTACGTTCTTACAATTTGTTCTTGAATCTGGAGACAAAGTCCGTATTTATGATGGTAATTCGAAGAAGTCTCCACACATTGTTAGCTACAGAAAAGGAGATAGTCCAACAGATGTTGTGTCATCCGGAAGTTCGATGACGGTTAACGTTATTACAGATCGTTGTGGGCAGAATCGTTTGATAATCGCATCTTTTAAAGCTATTG ATTGCGGAAATCtgttttatgtcaaacaaggAATAAGAAAATCAGTGCAGATTCAGTCTCCACGCTTTCCACAGAAGTATCCGAACAACTTGGACTGCATATGGATGTTCGTCAGTAGTGGCCATTCACTGCTATCAGCACGTGTCAACATCGAGGTTGTCGGTACTGCAGGATCAGGAGACAAACtgattattcagaaatctcTGGAAGTGTCTAGATCGGACAGCCAAGTGCATGAGTATTATGGAAAAACTAAAAGAAACAAAGCATTAACATTTAGAAACACACCTGGATTTAAAATCAAATTTGTTTCTGATCGAGAAAAGCGGGGTAAAGGATTTTCACTGAATGTTGTTGTTCATGCACACG GTCTTCATTGTCCTATCCCAAAAAGTTTTAGAAATGGTTTTGTCAGTCTAATAAATTTTGGTAGGACTGCCAAATATGATTGTTGTGATGGGTATAAACTCTACGGCAGTAATATGCGATCTTGCTCTAACAGAAGATGGACGCCATCAAACACTCCTATATGCAAAT CTGTGAGTTTCTGCACTTTGCCGTCGAATATGAAAGTTTCCAATGGATCTACTAATGTGGCAATCGGAGTAGAAGTGAGACTCTACTGTACACGAGGATATAAGCTTTCCAATTCGCTCAAATTATTGCCAGCATTGTGTGATTGCAATGGCAAGTGGAACATAACTACTAACCCATCACCATGCAAAG ACTATTTCTGTACCTCTCCACCTCCTCCGCCTACTCCAGGTGGTGTGACATTGTTTGAAGATGACAAGAACATAGTAACGTTTCCTGTCGGATCAAGAGTGAATTACACGTGTCCGGACGGGTATGGCTTAGATGGCATTCTTTATCGCGTTTGCACAGAAGATCTCGATTGGGAGCCACATTCTAAAATTCACAATTGTCAAA AAAACCTTCAAGTTTGTTTGGATCCTGGAGTACCGGAGAATGGAATACGTAGAACAAAGTCGTTTGCGGAAGGGCGTCTCGCCTCATTTAGTTGTAAACCTGGGTTTACATATCATGGAACCGACTTGCGTACTTGTAAGGTTGATGAGCAAAATAACACATTTTGGGATGGCGAAGAAGGTTACTGTGAAA GCGACTTCAAGTCTCCGTTGGGTTTAGCATTTCAACTGAAAGAAACGTTTACTGACCGTGTGGGGGCATGCGTTATCGACAATTCTTTTTCCACTTCAACTGTTGAAACGCCAATTGTTTCCGCTTCAACAGTTGAATTAAATTTGCCCAACGAGGCTGACAATAATCTTTCTGCGTCACCAGATTGCAGAGGTCGTACAGTGGTTGTTGGAGAAGGATGCATTGATCTAATATATATAGTAGATTGCTCAAAAAGCGTAGGCGAAGAAAACTTTCATAACAGTCTCGACTTCGTGGGTCGCTCGGCAGCgctgtttaatatcaacaacgaTACTACTAAAAATGATACTGCGAGAGTAGCTCTCATCACTTACGACCACAAAGTGTATCCCATATTTAATCTGGGAGAAAAGGCAACTCTAGTTGAAACGATTAACGCAATAAACAAGACGAAGTTCTGTGGAGGTGCAACAGCAATAAGGAAAGTATTGAAATTCGTTATAGAAAAAGTAATTCCATTAGCAAGACAATTATGTAAAATAATCTTATTTCTGTTTTCTGACGGTGTAAACAATTGGGCAGGAGACCCAATGAAAGAAGCAAAAGCCttaaaagaagagaaaggcATAGAAATTTACACTATTGCATTCGGAGTTGGAGAAAATATAAGAGTTGACTCAAAAGCACTTGAATCGATCGCGACCAATCCCAGTTATCATTTTAAAGTGCAAGATGCATCTTCCATAAGAGATGCATTGAAGAAAGCATTTACAACTAAAGTTG ACTTTTGCAAAACTTGTGGTAGAGCTGTCGCTCCAAAATGTAGAAACCAACGCAATGGCGTGTGTCTTTCGGAAACGGGTGCGTGGCCTTGGATGGTCGCCATTTACAGGATTGAACGAGGCAATCCCGTTTTTCATTGCGGAGGTGTGGTGATTAGCGAACGTATGATTTTGACTGCAGCTCACTGCCTCTTTGGTCGCAACATTACGGAACTCTTAGTTGTTGTCGGAGACACGCAGCGGTTTGTGAAAGAATTTAGCgaaaaaacatacaaaattaaACAAGTTTTCATACATCAGGAATATGATCCAATCTCTTTTAATCGAGACATCGCTTTGCTAATGTTGTATTGCGATATCACATGCTCTCCATATGTACGAAAAGTTTGTTTGCCAACTGCAAACGACACTATCTACTACCGTCCGGGGACCGAGTGTATAGTAGCAGGATGGGGAGCCACAGAAAGGAGAGAACTAGGCGGAAATTCAAGCGCAAAATCAACAGCCATGAAAGAACTTCATCTTCCCATTGCAGACAAAACCATTTGCATAAACAGCACTTCTCCTCAATTTCAAAGCGATGTCACAAATTATACAGTTTGCGCTGGAGACGGCACTGGCAACAACGACGCTTGCGATGGTGATTCAGGAGGTCCTCTCTTTACTAAACGGAATAAGGAAAAAGAGATAGACGATGACAGTTACGTTGTCGTAGGAATAGTCAGTTGGGGGGAGGGATGTGGACAGCCCAGAAAGTACGGTATATTTGCACACTTGCTGAATCTGATGGATTGGGTCAAAAATGTGATGGACTTAAACAAATTTCAGTTGGCTCCCGACGACTCAGAAGAGGAACACGGGAGACATGCACCGAAAACGCAGCTGTACTGA
- the LOC134176551 gene encoding complement factor B-like codes for MIKLPIRHNVFVDYFCTSPPPPPTPGGVTSFEIDENRETFLVGSRVNYTCPDEYILDGIPYRVCTKNLNWEPHSKIHNCRKNLQVCPDPGVPENGIRRTMSFAEGRLASFGCQPGFTYHGTGLRTCKVDKQNNTFWDGEEGYCESEFKSPLGLAFQLKETFTDRVGACVNDNSPSASTVETPTASASTVDTPTACASTIDTPTASASTVETPTASSSTDELNCPNEADNQLPASPDCRGRTVVVGEGCIDLIYIVDCSESVGEENFRNSLDFVGRSAALFNINNDTTRNDTARVALITYDDDVHPIFNLGEKATLVETINAINKTKNCGGATAIRKVLKFVMDKVIPLVRQLCKIILFLFSDGVNNWAGDPMKEAKALKEEKDIEIYTIAFGVAENKRVDSKALETIATNPNYYFKVQDASAIRDALKKAFTTKVDFCKTCGRAVAPKCRNQHNGVCLSKTGAWPWMVAIYRIERGNPVFHCGGAIISECMILTAAHCLFRQNIEELLVVVGDTQRFVKEFSEKTHTIERVFIHQEYDPVSFNRDIALIKLTCNVTCSPYVRKVCLPTSQDNIFYIPGIMCIVAGWGATERRELGGNSSAKSTAMKELHLPIADKTVCIESTSPQYKEDVTNYTVCAGDGTGNNDACDGDSGGPLFCKRETQNEIEEDAYVVVGIVSWGEGCGQPRKYGIFAHMLNLMDWVKSVMDINKCPLAPDGAEEEDLCPPPPIELS; via the exons atgATCAAATTGCCAATTAGACATAATGTTTTTGTAGACTATTTCTGTACTTCTCCACCTCCGCCGCCTACTCCAGGAGGTGTGACATCGTTTGAAATTGACGAGAACAGAGAAACGTTTCTCGTCGGATCAAGAGTGAATTACACGTGTCCGGACGAGTATATCTTAGATGGCATTCCTTATCGCGTTTGCACTAAAAATCTCAATTGGGAGCCACATTCTAAAATTCACAATTGTCGAA AAAACCTTCAAGTTTGTCCGGATCCTGGAGTACCGGAGAATGGAATACGTAGAACAATGTCGTTTGCGGAAGGGCGTCTCGCTTCATTTGGTTGTCAACCTGGATTTACATATCATGGAACCGGCTTGCGTACTTGTAAAGTTGATAAGCAAAATAACACGTTTTGGGATGGCGAGGAAGGTTACTGTGAAA GCGAATTCAAGTCTCCGTTGGGTTTAGCATTTCAACTAAAAGAAACTTTTACTGACCGTGTGGGGGCATGCGTTAATGACAATTCTCCTTCCGCTTCAACTGTTGAAACCCCAACTGCTTCCGCTTCAACTGTTGATACCCCAACTGCTTGCGCTTCAACTATTGATACCCCAACTGCTTCCGCTTCAACTGTTGAAACCCCAACTGCTTCCTCTTCAACTGATGAATTAAATTGTCCCAACGAGGCTGACAATCAACTTCCTGCGTCACCAGATTGCAGAGGCCGTACAGTGGTTGTTGGAGAAGGATGCATTGatttaatatatatagtaGATTGCTCAGAAAGCGTAGGCGAAGAAAACTTCCGTAACAGTCTCGACTTCGTGGGTCGCTCGGCAGCgctgtttaatatcaacaacgaTACCACTAGAAATGATACTGCGAGAGTAGCTCTCATCACTTATGACGACGACGTGCATCCCATATTTAATCTGGGAGAAAAGGCAACTCTAGTTGAAACGATTAACGCAATAAACAAGACTAAGAACTGTGGAGGTGCAACAGCAATAAGGAAAGTATTGAAATTCGTTATGGACAAAGTAATTCCATTAGTAAGACAACTATGTAAAATAATCTTATTTCTGTTTTCTGACGGTGTAAACAATTGGGCAGGAGACCCAATGAAAGAAGCAAAAGCCttaaaagaagagaaagacatAGAAATTTACACTATTGCCTTCGGAGTTGCAGAAAATAAGAGAGTTGACTCGAAAGCACTTGAAACGATCGCGACCAATCccaattattattttaaagtGCAAGACGCATCAGCCATAAGAGATGCATTGAAAAAAGCATTTACAACTAAAGTTG ACTTTTGCAAAACTTGTGGTAGAGCTGTCGCTCCAAAATGTAGAAACCAACACAATGGCGTGTGTCTTTCGAAAACGGGTGCGTGGCCTTGGATGGTCGCCATTTACAGGATTGAACGAGGCAATCCCGTTTTTCACTGCGGAGGCGCGATAATTAGTGAATGTATGATTTTGACTGCAGCTCACTGCCTCTTTCGTCAAAACATTGAGGAACTCTTAGTTGTTGTCGGAGACACGCAGCGGTTTGTCAAAGAATTTAGTgagaaaacacacacaattgaaCGAGTTTTTATACATCAGGAATATGATCCAGTCTCTTTTAATCGAGACATCGCTCTGATAAAGTTGACTTGCAATGTCACATGCTCTCCATACGTACGAAAAGTTTGTTTGCCAACTTCACAGGACAATATCTTCTACATTCCTGGAATCATGTGTATAGTAGCAGGATGGGGAGCCACGGAAAGAAGAGAACTAGGCGGAAATTCGAGCGCAAAATCGACAGCCATGAAAGAACTTCATCTTCCTAttgcagacaaaacagtttGTATAGAAAGTACTTCGCCTCAATATAAGGAAGATGTCACAAACTATACAGTTTGCGCTGGAGACGGTACTGGCAACAATGACGCTTGCGATGGCGATTCAGGAGGACCTCTCTTTTGTAAACGCGAAACGCAAAATGAAATCGAAGAGGACGCTTACGTTGTCGTAGGAATAGTCAGTTGGGGAGAAGGATGTGGACAGCCCAGAAAATACGGTATATTTGCACACATGCTGAATCTGATGGATTGGGTCAAAAGTGTGATGGACATAAACAAATGTCCGTTGGCACCCGACGGCGCAGAAGAGGAGGACCTGTGCCCTCCACCTCCAATTGAACTATCCTAA
- the LOC134176606 gene encoding uncharacterized protein LOC134176606: MNSVVLIFSLPMATSTSSEEAQSYTSRATMSLEIKAEARRMSEVQTRVFTRWINGRLMKKQHSTSLGNRKDQDLAQIAPISSGRKAVLGSTLDKVVALGDI; encoded by the exons ATGAACTCGGTTGTGTTGATTTTCTCTCTGCCGATGGCAACATCAACATCTAGCGAAGAGGCACAAAGCTATACGTCGAGAGCGACAATGAGCTTGGAGATCAAGGCAGAAGCGA gaCGCATGAGCGAAGTGCAAACGCGCGTCTTCACGCGATGGATCAACGGACGTCTAATGAAG AAACAGCACAGTACGTCTTTGGGTAATAGGAAGGATCAAGATTTGGCTCAAAT TGCTCCAATATCGTCAGGAAGGAAAGCAGTGCTCGGCTCAACTTTGGACAAAGTGGTGGCACTGGGTGACATTTGA